The Alkalihalophilus pseudofirmus nucleotide sequence GAGCAATATCCACTCCATAAAAGGAACCTTCCTTTATTTCTGTCTTTAATTAATTTTACTATATTATTCCGAAAATAAGTCCAATTGTCTAGGGGCAAGGCCTGTGTATTCAATATCAAGCATCGAGATCATCTCTTGTGCATTTCCTGCAGCATCGCCGCCTGAATTATTATTGAAGATCATATAGATCGTCTTCGATTCTTTTTCGAGCTGGGAGAGATTCTTTTGCCATTCTTTTAACTCGTGTTCCTTATACTGATACAAGTACCGAACATCACGCCACTTTCCGTTGCCTGGATCATTCCAGCCATGACGGTTGCGGCCGTGCATGCGAATTAATGTCGCTTCTTTATTTGTCGCCTGCAAAACAGCAGGGATAGAGCCTACGCCTGCCTGCGGCTCATCACAGATGCTGTGAATCCAATTTTCTTCTTTCATAAAGGAAAGAGTTCTCTCTTTCATATCTGAGGTGAACCATGTCTGATTCCGAAATTCGAGTGCACATGGAATATCCTTTAGCTGCTCTTTTACATAACGTAAATACGCCACATGCTCTTTCTTACAATCAAACCAAGGAGGAAACTGACATAGAACCATCGCCAGCTTCCCTGCTTTTTGAAGCGGCTCAAGCGAGGCTCTAAAGGCCGCAAACATTTCTTCTCTCGATTCAAACGGATCTGAGCTT carries:
- a CDS encoding DUF72 domain-containing protein, which translates into the protein MIYIGLAGWGDHDDLYEGTPSNQKLETYASFFPVVELDSSFYAVQPLRNMEKWARVTPSSFKFVVKAYQGMTGHQKSSDPFESREEMFAAFRASLEPLQKAGKLAMVLCQFPPWFDCKKEHVAYLRYVKEQLKDIPCALEFRNQTWFTSDMKERTLSFMKEENWIHSICDEPQAGVGSIPAVLQATNKEATLIRMHGRNRHGWNDPGNGKWRDVRYLYQYKEHELKEWQKNLSQLEKESKTIYMIFNNNSGGDAAGNAQEMISMLDIEYTGLAPRQLDLFSE